One Papaver somniferum cultivar HN1 chromosome 10, ASM357369v1, whole genome shotgun sequence genomic window carries:
- the LOC113319085 gene encoding mitochondrial-processing peptidase subunit alpha-like, whose protein sequence is MYRASSSRLRGALKGYGQNRFATSASVASAPSSGSFFNWLTGENSKTLPPLNFPLPGVINPSPLPDYVKPSVTKMTTLPNGVRIASQDSTGPTASIGFYVDSGSIYETPSTCGCTHLLESMAFKSTANRSHLRVVREVEAIGGHVTASASREQMGYTYDALKTYAPQMVELLVDSVRNPVFLDWDLKEQFDKVKQDIQELKNNPQGLLLEALHSTGYTGALANPLLAPEDAVDRLNGDLLEKFAAENYTAPRIVLSAYGLDHEELLSIAEPLLSDLPAVPHPMKPKSVYIGGEFRCHAETPTTDIAFAFEIPGGWQAEKECMQLTVLQFLMGGGGSFSQGGPGKGMYSRLYRRVLNKHTETQSFTAFNAIYDRSGLFGIHTTIDSEYVFLAVNLLVREFQDVATPGDVKECELNRAKEAAKSAVLMNMESRTVASEDIGRQILTYGERKPVEDFLNAIDAVTLDDIASIAQRIISSPLTMAAHGQVSKLESYDTISRRFN, encoded by the exons ATGTACAGAGCTTCAAGTTCTCGGCTCCGAGGAGCTCTCAAG GGTTACGGTCAGAATAGGTTCGCGACATCAGCTTCTGTAGCTTCAGCACCTTCTTCAGGAAGTTTCTTTAACTGGCTTACTGGAGAAAACTCTAAAACCCTACCTCCTCTTAATTTCCCTTTACCTGGAGTTATCAATCCATCTCCCTTACCTGATTATGTCAAACCATCTGTGACTAAGATGACAACGTTACCTAATGGTGTACGCATTGCATCGCAGGATTCTACG GGTCCTACTGCGTCGATTGGATTTTATGTTGATAGTGGTTCGATTTATGAGACACCGAGTACATGTGGGTGTACACATTTGTTAGAGAGTATGGCGTTTAAGAGTACTGCGAACAGGAGTCATTTGAGggttgtgagagaagtggaggcAATTGGTGGACATGTGACTGCTTCGGCTTCTCGTGAGCAAATGGGTTATACTTATGATGCGTTGAAGACTTATGCACCTCAGATGGTGGAGTTGCTTGTGGATTCTGTGAGAAACCCTGTGTTCCTTGATTGGGATCTCAAGGAACAG TTCGATAAGGTGAAACAAGACATTCAGGAACTTAAAAATAATCCTCAGGGGTTACTTTTGGAAGCGCTTCATTCTACTGGATACACTGGTGCACTTGCGAATCCCCTTTTGGCTCCTGAAGATGCAGTAGATAGATTAAATGGAGATCTCTTGGAGAAATTTGCTGCT GAAAATTACACAGCTCCTCGTATTGTACTTTCTGCGTATGGACTTGATCACGAGGAGCTCTTATCTATTGCGGAGCCACTTCTATCAGACCTTCCTGCGGTGCCTCATCCAATGAAGCCAAAATCTGTTTATATTGGAGGAGAGTTTCGTTGTCATGCTGAAACACCG ACCACAGATATAGCTTTTGCTTTTGAAATTCCCGGTGGCTGGCAAGCAGAAAAGGAGTGTATGCAATTGACTGTCCTTCAG TTTCTCATGGGAGGTGGTGGCTCTTTCTCGCAAGGGGGTCCAGGGAAAGGAATGTACTCACGATTAT ATCGCCGTGTCCTAAATAAACATACAGAAACACAATCATTTACAGCATTCAACGCCATATACGATAGAAGTGGTCTTTTTGGCATTCATACTACAATT GATTCCGAGTATGTTTTTCTAGCTGTGAATTTGTTAGTAAGAGAATTTCAGGATGTTGCCACACCAGGAGATG TGAAAGAGTGCGAACTAAACAGAGCAAAGGAGGCAGCTAAATCTGCAGTCCTGATGAATATGGAATCAAGA ACAGTTGCATCAGAAGATATAGGGCGACAGATATTGACCTATGGAGAGAG GAAACCTGTTGAAGATTTCTTGAATGCAATAGACGCAGTTACCTTGGATGATATTGCTTCCATTGCCCAAAGGATTATTTCTTCTCCACTCACTATGGCAGCACATGGACAAG TTTCAAAACTTGAGAGCTATGATACCATCTCAAGGCGCTTCAATTGA